DNA sequence from the Butyricimonas faecalis genome:
CAAATAATGTCGATCCAAATGTCGCGTATGTAAAAGTTGTTTGGAGTAAAGATGATCAAACGAATGAATGCGTGCTAGAGAAAGGGGTGGCAGAATATGATATCACCAATTTAGAGGAAGACGGTAATTATGAAATATCCGTTTACGGGGTAGATAAAGATGGAAATAAATCGATTGTTAATACGGTTTATGGTCGTCCTTATACCGAGTATCATGAAGAAGTAATGGCTTTTACTCGCCTGATATCAAGACATTTTTTTGTAAAAAATAGAGTGATCTTGACTTTTTCGGGTTGGGATGTGAATCTTAAAAGTGCTGTCTTGAAATATACTAAAATAAACGGGGATGAAGGGAGCGTGGAATTTGGAGATTGGCTTGTTATGAGTGGTTTTACAAGATTTATCGTTCCGGATGATGTCGATACTTCTAAACCTGTGGTATTATATCGAACAGGATCTCTTCCGGGATGTGATGATATCATTGAATTCGAGCCGTACGTTCTTGAACATAAAATAATGTTCGAGGCTGATATGAAGCAAGAATTAAAACGTCAATACGGATTCGATGAAAATATCCCGGAAGATTGGGTTAATGAGGTTGAAGAGTTGGAATTGGATTGGAATTTCGGGAGCTTGGAAGATCTTTTGAATTTTCCGAATTTAAAGAAATTGATTTTAGGTAAAAATCGATATTTATTAGATGAAAATGCTGCAAATGATGCTGAACACGGACAAAGTAAGCTTTATGATGAAATAGCCTCGTATGATAACATGAATTGGACAGCATTGACTTTCTCTCAATTTGTATTGCAAACATTGAATGAACTTAATGGCTTAGTTGTTGAACGTTACAATAAACATTATCAGACTTTAAAGAAGGCCTCTTACATCATAGAGAAAGGGGAAACCGTAGAACCGGATCTTCCATATATAGACTTAAAAAATTACGTGTTTTCCGTGTATCCTGAGGACAAGGATGGTTATAATTCGAACGTGAATTATTTGACAGATGGTGATGTCAATACGTTTTGGCAGCCGTTACAGCTAAATTCGTACACGACCTATGAAATGATTTTAGATGTTGCTGAAGTTCGTCATTTGACAGGTTTGAAATTTGTACAAAGGATTTATCCCGGTGGTGATAACCAAATTATGATTGCACCTTCTTCGATTCGGATCAACGTATCTAAAGATCAGATAAATTGGGAGAACGCGACGTATGTTGAAGAAAATAATGTAGGTAATAGCAGTGGGGAAATTACGTTAATTCCATTTGTATCGGGAGGAAAAGATGCACGTTATGTGAGATTACAAGTAAATACAGCTACTTATTATGGTTTTTATAATACAAGTTTTGCTGAAATAGGACTTTATTAATCTAACGAGAGTTCGATATACCTTAAAATGGAGTAAGTCGCCTGTCATTGACAAATTCAGATCAATGGCAGGCTTCTTTTTTAAGAAACAGTAAACAGTAATAACTGGAATAACATTTGTTTTGATGGATAGATACCCGATGAATACCCTATGATTACCCGATGAATACAGGGATCAAAGACGTATCATTTTCGAATCAAAGACGTATCAAAGACGTTCACGAGTGTCTTTGAAACATCTTTGAGGGGTGAGTGTCGTGCGAGAAAAATGAATATGCCATGAAATTTCATCGGCTTATTGTCGGCTAACCTTCTCACAATCTTATGCTTTTTTCCGAAAAAAAGAGTAGAAATGTTTGGTGGTAATATATAAAGTTGCTACCTTTGCGAGCCAAATTGAATAAAAGTAACTAATTTAAAAGTACTTGTATGCCAACTATTCAACAGTTAGTAAGAAAAGGAAGAACAAAAATCCAGGACAAGAGTAAGGCTCCGGCTTTGGATGCTTGTCCGCAGAGACGTGGGGTTTGCGTTCGTGTGTACACGACAACCCCGAAGAAACCGAACTCAGCGATGAGAAAGGTAGCCAGAGTTAGATTAACCAACGGGAAAGAGGTGAATGCCTACATTCCGGGAGAAGGACACAACTTGCAAGAGCACTCTATCGTTTTGATCAGAGGTGGTCGTGTGAAGGACCTTCCGGGAGTTCGTTATCACTTGGTTCGCGGTACATTGGATGCTGCCGGTGTAAACGGTCGTTTGCAAGGTCGTTCCAAGTATGGTGCTAAGAGACCGAAAAAAGGTGCTGCAGCAGCTGCTCCGGCAAAAGGTAAGAAGTAAAAAGAGTTATTGACAGGAGTTGTTTATGGGTTGTTCCCGAAAAGTTGAGTAAATGGTCGTGAGACCGTTGAAGACCGGTAAGGGCAGCGAACGAACAAATTCGTAAACTAGAAGAGATGAGAAAAAGTAAACCAAAAAAAAGAATCCTGTTACCGGACCCGAAGTTCAACGACGTGTTGGTTACCCGGTTCGTTAATGATTTAATGGTAGACGGAAAAAAGTCTATCGCGTTTAGAATTTTCTATGATGCTATTGACATCGTAGACGAGAAAATGGCCAAGAAGGAAGAGAAATCCGCGTTGGACATCTGGAAGCAAGCTTTGGAGAATATTACTCCGCAAGTAGAGGTTAAAAGCCGTCGTGTAGGTGGTGCGACATTCCAAGTGCCGATGGAAATCAACCCGATGAGAAAAAGAGCTATCTCCGTGAAAAATATGATATTGTTCTCTCGCAAAAGAAGCGGAAGAAACATGGCAGAAAAACTAGCTGCTGAAATCATGGCTGCATACAAGGAAGAAGGAGCGGCTTTCAAGAAGAAAGAGGATATTCATCGTATGGCTGAAGCCAACAGAGCTTTTGCACATTTCAGATTTTAATTGAAGGGATAAGATAAATGGCAAAGAGAGATTTACATTTTACAAGAAACATCGGTATCATGGCGCACATTGATGCCGGTAAAACGACAACAACTGAGCGTATCCTGTATTTTACCGGAGTAAATCACAAAATCGGTGAAACACATGATGGTACGGCTACCATGGACTGGATGGTACAAGAGCAGGAGAGAGGTATCACCATTACTTCTGCCGCTACTACTTGTTACTGGAATTATCAGGGGCAACAATATAAGGTAAATATTATTGACACCCCGGGACACGTTGACTTTACTGTTGAGGTAGAGCGTTCTTTGCGTGTATTGGACGGTGCTGTTGCATTGTTCTGTGCTGTGGGAGGTGTTGAGGCACAATCGGAGACCGTTTGGCGTCAAGCTAATAAATACGGGGTTCCGAGAATTGCTTTCGTGAATAAAATGGACCGTTCAGGTGCTGACTTCTTTAAGGCAGTGCGTGAAATCCGTGAAAAATTACATGCTAATCCTGTTCCGTTGCAATTGCCGATCGGGGCAGAGGACGGATTCCAAGGTGTGATCGATTTGATCGAGATGAAGGCTTACGTGTGGGAGAATGGAGAAATGAACGCCACGATCAAAGAAATCCCGGAGAATTTGTTGGCTGAAGCTCAAGAGTGGAGAGAGAAATTGGTTGAGGCTGCTGCCGTTCAGGATGAAGCTTTGATGGAACGTTTCTTTGAAGATCCGGACTCCATTACCGTTGAGGAATTGAAGGCGGTGGTTCGTAAGGCCGTTATCGCTATGGATTTCTGTCCGGTTATGTGCGGTTCTTCATTCAAGAATAAAGGTGTTCAGAATTTGTTGGATGCTGTTATTGCTTATTTGCCACACCCGCTGGATATCCCGGCAGCTGCAGGTAAGAGACCGCGTACGGAAGAGCCTGTGACTTTCGAGATTGATCCGGATGCCCCGCTTTCTGCATTAGCATTCAAGATTGCAACCGACCCGTTCGTGGGACGTTTGTGCTATACTCGCGTTTACTCGGGTAAGATCGAGTCTGGTTCATACGTGTACAACCCGCGTACGGAGAAGAAAGAACGTATTTCTCGTTTGTTCCAAATGCACTCAAATAAACAACAGCCGAAGGACGTAATCGAGGCCGGTGATATTTGTGCTTGTGTTGGATTTAAAGATATTCGTACCGGAGATACTTTGTGTACCGAGGAGAACCCGATCGTGTTGGAAAGTATGACATTCCCGGAACCGGTGATCGGTATCGCCGTGGAGCCGCTTACCCAGAAAGATACGGATAAGTTAGGTATGGCTTTGTCGAAATTGGCAGAGGAGGATCCGACCTTCCGTGTTAAAACTGATGAAGATTCAGGTCAGACGGTAATTAGCGGTATGGGTGAGCTTCACTTGGATATTATCCTTGACCGTCTGAGACGTGAGTTCAAGGTAGAATGTAACCAAGGTGCTCCTCAGGTGGCTTACAAAGAGGCTATTACCGGAACGGTTGATCATCGTCACGTGTTCAAGAAACAAACCGGAGGTCGTGGTAAGTTCGCTGATATTATCTTTAGAATGGAACCGGCTGAGGAAGGAAAAGAAGGTTTGGTTTTCGTGAACGAGGTGAAGGGTGGTAATATCCCGAAAGAGTTTATTCCATCGGTAGAGAAAGGATTCAAGGATGCTATGGATAATGGTGTATTGGCCGGTTATCCGTTGGAAAGCTTGAAGATCACGTTGATTGATGGTTCTTTCCACCCGGTTGACTCTGATGCTTTGTCTTTCGAAATGGCCGCTAAGATCGGTTATAAGGAAGCAGCTCAAAAGGCAAAACCGGTATTGTTAGAGCCGATCATGAAACTTGAGGTAGTTACTCCGGAAGAGTACATGGGAGATATTATCGGAGACTTGAACCGTCGTCGTGGACAGGTGGAAGGAATGGAGTCAAGAGCCGGTGCTCGTGTGATCGAGGCTAAAGTGCCGCTTTCAGAGCAATTCGGTTACGTGACTGTCTTGAGAACCTTGTCTTCAGGTCGTGCAAGTTCATCCATGGAGTTCTCTCATTACGCAGAGGTTCCGAAGGGAATTGCCAAAGAGGTAGTTGAGAAAAATAACGGTAGAGTAGACCTATTATAAGAATTTTAGATTGCTGATTTACGATTCGAGAGTAATCAAGAATCGTAAATCTTAAATCATAAATCATAATTAAAAACATGAGCCAAAAAATCAGAATTAAGTTGAAATCTTACGATCACAACTTGGTTGACAAGTCTGCAGAGAAGATTGTAAAGACAGTGAAGGCTACCGGAGCAGTGGTTAGTGGTCCGATTCCACTTCCGACTCACAAAGGAATTTTTACTGTAAACCGCTCTACGTTCGTGAACAAAAAGAGCCGTGAACAATTCTTGGTATGCACGTTCAAAAGATTAATCGATATCTACAGTTCAACTGCAGGTACGATTGACGCCTTGATGAAACTTGAATTACCGAGTGGTGTTGAAGTAGAGATTAAAGTGTGATAACGGCGAAAACCTATGTCGTTATTAAGAGATTGAAAACCTATTTTTTAAAAAGAGAAAAAAAGAGATGCCAGGTTTAATTGGAAAAAAAGTCGGAATGACTTCCGTATTCAGTGCCGAGGGAAAAAGTATTCCATGCACTGTGATTGAGGCCGGTCCATGTGTTGTAACCCAAGTAAAGACTATTGAGAAAGATGGTTACACAGCAATTCAGTTGGGTTTTGATGACAAAAAAGAGAAAAACACAACCAAACCGCTAAGTGGACACTTTAAAAAGGCAGGCACAACTCCGAAAAGAAAACTCGTGGAATTTTCAGGGTATGATGTCGAGTACAAGTTAGGTGATGTAATTGACGTGAACTTGTTCGAAGGAACAGAGTTTGTTGATGTAGTCGGAACTAGTAAAGGAAAAGGTTTCCAGGGTGTTGTGAAACGCCATGGATTTGCCGGAGTAGGAGAGGCTACTCACGGTCAGCACAACCGTCAAAGAAAACCGGGATCTATCGGTGCTTGTTCTACTCCGTCACGCGTGTTCAAGGGAATGCGTATGGGTGGACAAACAGGTGGTGACAGAGTAACGGTTCAGAACTTGGAAGTGCTGAAAGTGATACCTGAAAATAATTTGTTATTGGTGAAGGGTTCTATCCCCGGAGCTAAAGGTTCATACGTAATTATCGAGAAGTAATGGAGTTAAGTGTATTAAACATTGCCGGACAAGAGACAGGCAGGAAGGTAGAGTTAAATGACGCTATCTTCGGGATTGAGCCTAACGAGCACGCTATTTATCTTGATGTAAAGCAGTTTTTAGCGAACAACCGCCAAGGGACCCACAAGTCAAAACAAAGAAATGAAGTTTCCGGTAGTACCCGTAAGCTGAAAAAGCAAAAAGGTACCGGTGGCGCCCGTGCAGGTGGTATCAAGAACCCTCTGTTTAGAGGAGGGGGTAGAGTGTTTGGACCCGTACCAAGAGATTATAGCTTCAAATTGAACAAGAAGCTGAAAAGATTGGCCCGTAAATCAGCATTATCTGTAAAAGCCGCTTCTAACGCGGTAACTGTTGTTGAGGATCTCAATTTCGAGGCTCCGAAAACAAAACAGATGATTCAGCTGTTTAACAACCTGAAATTAGATAATCGTAACATCCTGTTGGTTACCAATGATATGAACGATAACGTTCTGTTGTCAGCTCGTAACTTGCAATACGTGGATGTGATGAGAGTTAGCGATCTTGCAACTTACAATATCATGAGAGCTAAGAGTCTCGTGTTCGTTGAAAGTTCAGTGCAGGGCCTAAATGAAATGTTCAATCTTAATGAAGAGTAAGACATGCAAGTAATTGTGAAGCCCATTTTGTCAGAGAAAATGACTGCATTGACTGACAAACAGAACAGAGTAGCATTCGTTGTTAACAAGGCAGCGAATAAATTAGAGATTAAGAGAGCAGTTGAAGCGATGTATAGCGTGACCGTGAAATCTGTG
Encoded proteins:
- the rpsL gene encoding 30S ribosomal protein S12; this encodes MPTIQQLVRKGRTKIQDKSKAPALDACPQRRGVCVRVYTTTPKKPNSAMRKVARVRLTNGKEVNAYIPGEGHNLQEHSIVLIRGGRVKDLPGVRYHLVRGTLDAAGVNGRLQGRSKYGAKRPKKGAAAAAPAKGKK
- the rplD gene encoding 50S ribosomal protein L4 — protein: MELSVLNIAGQETGRKVELNDAIFGIEPNEHAIYLDVKQFLANNRQGTHKSKQRNEVSGSTRKLKKQKGTGGARAGGIKNPLFRGGGRVFGPVPRDYSFKLNKKLKRLARKSALSVKAASNAVTVVEDLNFEAPKTKQMIQLFNNLKLDNRNILLVTNDMNDNVLLSARNLQYVDVMRVSDLATYNIMRAKSLVFVESSVQGLNEMFNLNEE
- the fusA gene encoding elongation factor G, with product MAKRDLHFTRNIGIMAHIDAGKTTTTERILYFTGVNHKIGETHDGTATMDWMVQEQERGITITSAATTCYWNYQGQQYKVNIIDTPGHVDFTVEVERSLRVLDGAVALFCAVGGVEAQSETVWRQANKYGVPRIAFVNKMDRSGADFFKAVREIREKLHANPVPLQLPIGAEDGFQGVIDLIEMKAYVWENGEMNATIKEIPENLLAEAQEWREKLVEAAAVQDEALMERFFEDPDSITVEELKAVVRKAVIAMDFCPVMCGSSFKNKGVQNLLDAVIAYLPHPLDIPAAAGKRPRTEEPVTFEIDPDAPLSALAFKIATDPFVGRLCYTRVYSGKIESGSYVYNPRTEKKERISRLFQMHSNKQQPKDVIEAGDICACVGFKDIRTGDTLCTEENPIVLESMTFPEPVIGIAVEPLTQKDTDKLGMALSKLAEEDPTFRVKTDEDSGQTVISGMGELHLDIILDRLRREFKVECNQGAPQVAYKEAITGTVDHRHVFKKQTGGRGKFADIIFRMEPAEEGKEGLVFVNEVKGGNIPKEFIPSVEKGFKDAMDNGVLAGYPLESLKITLIDGSFHPVDSDALSFEMAAKIGYKEAAQKAKPVLLEPIMKLEVVTPEEYMGDIIGDLNRRRGQVEGMESRAGARVIEAKVPLSEQFGYVTVLRTLSSGRASSSMEFSHYAEVPKGIAKEVVEKNNGRVDLL
- a CDS encoding DUF4998 domain-containing protein, which produces MKRNKYTTVLLFILMTILGCSESLEDTYKKYTGDGEIRYLGQCSNLSVKPGWKRLIVKWTNNVDPNVAYVKVVWSKDDQTNECVLEKGVAEYDITNLEEDGNYEISVYGVDKDGNKSIVNTVYGRPYTEYHEEVMAFTRLISRHFFVKNRVILTFSGWDVNLKSAVLKYTKINGDEGSVEFGDWLVMSGFTRFIVPDDVDTSKPVVLYRTGSLPGCDDIIEFEPYVLEHKIMFEADMKQELKRQYGFDENIPEDWVNEVEELELDWNFGSLEDLLNFPNLKKLILGKNRYLLDENAANDAEHGQSKLYDEIASYDNMNWTALTFSQFVLQTLNELNGLVVERYNKHYQTLKKASYIIEKGETVEPDLPYIDLKNYVFSVYPEDKDGYNSNVNYLTDGDVNTFWQPLQLNSYTTYEMILDVAEVRHLTGLKFVQRIYPGGDNQIMIAPSSIRINVSKDQINWENATYVEENNVGNSSGEITLIPFVSGGKDARYVRLQVNTATYYGFYNTSFAEIGLY
- the rplW gene encoding 50S ribosomal protein L23 — encoded protein: MQVIVKPILSEKMTALTDKQNRVAFVVNKAANKLEIKRAVEAMYSVTVKSVNTMVYQGDAKSRYTKAGVISGRTASFKKAIVTLAEGDSIDFFSNI
- the rplC gene encoding 50S ribosomal protein L3 codes for the protein MPGLIGKKVGMTSVFSAEGKSIPCTVIEAGPCVVTQVKTIEKDGYTAIQLGFDDKKEKNTTKPLSGHFKKAGTTPKRKLVEFSGYDVEYKLGDVIDVNLFEGTEFVDVVGTSKGKGFQGVVKRHGFAGVGEATHGQHNRQRKPGSIGACSTPSRVFKGMRMGGQTGGDRVTVQNLEVLKVIPENNLLLVKGSIPGAKGSYVIIEK
- the rpsG gene encoding 30S ribosomal protein S7, with product MRKSKPKKRILLPDPKFNDVLVTRFVNDLMVDGKKSIAFRIFYDAIDIVDEKMAKKEEKSALDIWKQALENITPQVEVKSRRVGGATFQVPMEINPMRKRAISVKNMILFSRKRSGRNMAEKLAAEIMAAYKEEGAAFKKKEDIHRMAEANRAFAHFRF
- the rpsJ gene encoding 30S ribosomal protein S10 gives rise to the protein MSQKIRIKLKSYDHNLVDKSAEKIVKTVKATGAVVSGPIPLPTHKGIFTVNRSTFVNKKSREQFLVCTFKRLIDIYSSTAGTIDALMKLELPSGVEVEIKV